The genomic stretch GCTCTTCGCCCTCTTCGGCAAAGGCTATCTCGCGATCACTTTCGAGACCGACAAGGGTCGCCGGTATCAGGGCATCGTCCCGCTGGAAGGAGCCTCGCTTGCCGAAGCATGCGAGAATTACTTCGTGCAATCGGAACAGGTGCCGACCCTGCTGCGGGTCGCTGTACGCAATACGGGCGGCAAATGCCGTGCGGGCGGCATTCTGCTGCAGCACCTTCCGGAAGGCGAGGAAGGTCGCGAACGCCTGCACGTGAAATTGGACGATCCGGACTGGGAACATGTCGAGACCCTGGGCTCGACCATCAGTCATGACGAGCTTTCCGATAGCGCGCTTTCCATGGAAGCGATCGTCTGGCGTCTCTTCCACGAAGAGGACGAAATCCGGGTCAACAAGGGTTTGATGCTGAGCAAGGGCTGTCGTTGCAGTATAGAGCATTACGAGCAGGTCATTGCGCGCTTCCCCGAGGAAGATCAGGAAGCCATGAAGAACGACGAAGGAAAAATCGTCGTCGACTGTGCCTTTTGCTCGAAGGAATTCATCCTTACGGCGTAAACGGTTCGTCGCTATTAAGGAGCGGTTTATCGCCGATGTGCTAATAGCATGCCGTTGGGACACATTATGCAGGAGCGGAGAATGAAAGCATGGCGGTTCTATTTGCCGACGCTTTTTGCGGCTGCTCTTGGTGTGTCCGCAACCTTGATTTCATCAGGAGCAACCGCGCAAGCTGGCAGTCTCGGGATGCTGGCCAATCTCGCGAAGGGTGAATGGACCCTCAAGTCTCGCGATGGATCGCTCGATCGCAAGATCTGCGTCAGAACCGGGATGGAACTGATCCAGCTGCGTCACCGTGAACAAAACTGTTCGCGCTTCATCGTCGAGGATGAGGCCCAGGAAGTCGTCGTGCAGTACACGTGTCCTGGCAATGGATACGGACGGACGAAGATCAGGCAGGAGACGCCTTCCTTGCTACAGGTCCAGACGCAAGGAATCGTCGAAGGATTGCCGTTCCAGGCGAATGCAGAAGCGCGGCGCACCGGCACTTGCCGATGAATCGATATGCGTCGGAAAAGGCGCATATTGAAACATTGGCGAATGGCGCTAGGTCCTGCGCGATATGACGCAGGGTAAATCAGAAAACATGCAGGCTGTCGTGCTGCTTTCAGGCGGCCTCGATTCCATGGTATCGGCCGCTATCGCGAAGGAACGCGGCTACACCGTGCACGCTTTGACAGTCGATTATGGGCAGCGTCATCGTCGGGAGCTCGATGCAGCGAGGGAGATCGCAAATCGGCTCGAACTTGCTTCGCACCGCGAAATCAAACTCGATCTGAGCGCTTTTGGGGGTTCGGCACTAACCGCTGACATTCCAGTGCCGAAGGGCGGCGTCGGCGAGGACATACCGGTCACCTACGTACCGGCCCGCAATTTGGTCTTTCTTTCCCTGACGGTCGCCTGCGCTGAAGCAAGCGACGCTGCGAATATCTTCATCGGGGTGAACGCGCTCGATTATTCGGGTTACCCCGACTGTCGGCCGGAATTCATAGAAAGCTTCGCCGAAACGGCCAGACTGGGCACCAAGGCAGGTGTCGAAGGTCGTCCCTTCCAGATCCATGCCCCGCTGCAATATATGTCGAAAGCCGATATTGCCCGGGAATGCGACAGGCTTGGGCTCGAGCCGGCTTGGAGTTGGTCCTGCTATGATCCGGAACCCGACGGCAGGGCATGCGGCAAGTGCGATTCCTGCCGATTGCGACAGAAAGGTTTCGAAGAGGCTGGAATTACGGATAATACCAGCTACGCTTGACGCAAAGCGTTGAGAGGAAATTCATAACATGAGCGATCAGGTCGGCGAGCACGTCGAAGCGTCCGAAGTGCGTCCGCAAGCCGAGCAACCGGTTCCGGCATACAGTTGGTATGCGCTGGGCGTGCTCGTTCTTATCTATGTATTGAACTTCATCGATCGTCAGATTCTCTCGATCCTGGCCAACGACATCAAGGCAGATCTGGGCGTCGATGATGCCTATCTGGGATTTCTTTACGGAACGGCCTTCGCGATTTTCTACGCATTGTTCGGCATCCCTTTGGGGCGCCTCGCGGACAGTTGGAAGCGTGTCAGGCTGATGACGATCGGTCTCGCCCTGTGGTCTGCAATGACGGCGTTTTCGGGCCTGGCGAAGAACGCAACGACTTTGACCGCTGCCCGTA from Altererythrobacter epoxidivorans encodes the following:
- a CDS encoding Hsp33 family molecular chaperone HslO, with the translated sequence MTEQAETFADQILGFTLPDRSARGRAVRLEGLLDEVLSAHDYPAPITLLLAEALVLGALMGGLLKGDNAQLTMQAQTENGPVNLLVCDFRNGQMRGYVDFDADMLAELGANPSLFALFGKGYLAITFETDKGRRYQGIVPLEGASLAEACENYFVQSEQVPTLLRVAVRNTGGKCRAGGILLQHLPEGEEGRERLHVKLDDPDWEHVETLGSTISHDELSDSALSMEAIVWRLFHEEDEIRVNKGLMLSKGCRCSIEHYEQVIARFPEEDQEAMKNDEGKIVVDCAFCSKEFILTA
- the queC gene encoding 7-cyano-7-deazaguanine synthase QueC, with product MTQGKSENMQAVVLLSGGLDSMVSAAIAKERGYTVHALTVDYGQRHRRELDAAREIANRLELASHREIKLDLSAFGGSALTADIPVPKGGVGEDIPVTYVPARNLVFLSLTVACAEASDAANIFIGVNALDYSGYPDCRPEFIESFAETARLGTKAGVEGRPFQIHAPLQYMSKADIARECDRLGLEPAWSWSCYDPEPDGRACGKCDSCRLRQKGFEEAGITDNTSYA